In the genome of Myxococcus stipitatus, one region contains:
- a CDS encoding ribbon-helix-helix domain-containing protein translates to MQDGNPSSLSPELAPSPAAAEVSVDARGPDADIVSTHVLVPEEQVQKLRELARRTRIHQSEYLREAVDDLLGKYGRGAAKEEGQS, encoded by the coding sequence ATGCAAGATGGAAACCCCAGCTCCCTGAGTCCCGAGCTTGCCCCTTCCCCGGCGGCCGCCGAGGTGTCCGTCGACGCACGTGGGCCCGACGCCGACATCGTCTCCACGCACGTGCTGGTGCCGGAGGAGCAGGTCCAGAAGCTGCGCGAGCTGGCGCGGCGCACCCGCATCCACCAGAGCGAGTACCTGCGCGAGGCGGTGGATGACCTCCTCGGCAAGTACGGACGCGGCGCGGCCAAGGAAGAAGGTCAGTCGTGA
- a CDS encoding lysylphosphatidylglycerol synthase transmembrane domain-containing protein, producing MKRAVKLSASILVTLLFLWWAFRDTDWGTQLASMKSANYLWLLPYFLCLVAIHVFRTLRWGSLLSGLEKVPFRKLNEASAIGFMMLLVLPFRLGEFARPFLIAQRSSIRRSAAMTSVVLERIVDGLFVAASMRVLLFFVPNETPEVRYVKLGSWLMFAVFGGGLLFLLFGLWQQERTVRLVRSTVGRFAPGLADKVADVVDTFVGAMRQLPDARQVVLFFLFTVAYWGVNGLGMMLLAQAFDCTGAAAGSTCQPMELSLFQAYVVLCVLVVGVMIPAAPGMVGTFQAACKVGLSLFLPATVVNAGGLAYANVLWLAQTAQTVGFGLIMMSLGHMSFKDIAGKLEKEGEAPAPTT from the coding sequence GTGAAACGCGCAGTCAAGCTCTCGGCCAGCATCCTGGTCACTCTTCTCTTCCTCTGGTGGGCCTTCCGGGACACCGACTGGGGGACGCAGTTGGCCAGCATGAAGTCGGCCAACTACCTCTGGTTGCTGCCGTACTTCCTGTGCCTCGTGGCCATCCACGTGTTCCGCACCTTGCGCTGGGGCAGCCTGTTGTCGGGGCTGGAGAAGGTCCCCTTCCGCAAGCTGAACGAGGCCTCCGCCATCGGCTTCATGATGTTGCTGGTGCTGCCGTTCCGACTGGGGGAGTTCGCGCGGCCCTTCCTCATCGCCCAGCGCAGCTCCATCCGTCGCAGCGCGGCGATGACGTCCGTGGTGCTGGAGCGCATCGTCGACGGGCTCTTCGTCGCCGCGTCGATGCGGGTGCTCCTCTTCTTCGTGCCCAACGAGACGCCCGAGGTCCGCTACGTCAAGCTGGGCTCGTGGCTGATGTTCGCCGTGTTCGGCGGCGGGCTGCTCTTCCTGCTCTTCGGGCTGTGGCAGCAGGAGCGCACGGTGCGCCTGGTCCGCTCGACGGTGGGGCGCTTCGCGCCGGGGCTCGCGGACAAGGTGGCGGACGTCGTCGACACCTTCGTGGGCGCCATGCGGCAGCTCCCGGACGCCCGGCAGGTGGTGCTCTTCTTCCTGTTCACCGTGGCGTACTGGGGGGTGAACGGCCTGGGGATGATGCTCCTGGCCCAGGCCTTCGACTGCACCGGCGCGGCGGCGGGGAGCACCTGCCAGCCCATGGAGCTGTCGCTCTTCCAGGCCTACGTGGTGCTCTGCGTGCTCGTCGTGGGGGTGATGATTCCCGCGGCGCCGGGCATGGTGGGGACGTTCCAGGCGGCCTGCAAGGTGGGCTTGAGCCTCTTCCTCCCGGCGACGGTGGTGAATGCCGGCGGTCTGGCCTACGCGAACGTGCTGTGGCTCGCGCAGACCGCGCAGACGGTCGGCTTCGGGCTCATCATGATGTCGCTGGGACACATGTCCTTCAAGGACATCGCGGGCAAGCTGGAGAAGGAAGGCGAAGCTCCGGCGCCCACGACGTAG